One window of Dyadobacter sandarakinus genomic DNA carries:
- a CDS encoding AraC family transcriptional regulator, with amino-acid sequence MASGYKLADIALSSEKSLKTLVENRRAFTLDHCELNLFETLQPSLLVPLTFSDFVITSMLRGKKIMHLFDEPGFDYLPGETVLVPANVTMRIDFPDAGTTNPTQCIALALDQAKIQHIVDRLNQDYPKAAQGQTWQLQHNEYHFLNNLELAQTLNKLIGICSGNSVGKDILADLTLRELIVHIIQTQNLYAADHSSFERADNPLAYVVSYIRANIGEKIQVDELSEKACMSRASFYRAFKREFSLSPLDFILRERIKRAKQMLSESKASVSEVCYELGFTDLNYFGRQFRKSEGISPTQYRALIGGSDAK; translated from the coding sequence ATGGCGAGCGGGTACAAATTGGCGGACATCGCCCTATCTTCTGAAAAATCATTAAAAACACTGGTGGAAAACCGCCGTGCATTCACGCTTGATCACTGTGAGCTGAACTTGTTTGAAACGTTACAGCCATCACTGCTGGTGCCGCTTACTTTTTCCGACTTCGTGATTACGAGTATGCTGAGGGGAAAAAAGATCATGCATTTGTTTGATGAACCGGGGTTCGACTACCTGCCGGGCGAAACGGTGCTTGTGCCTGCCAATGTAACTATGCGCATTGATTTTCCGGATGCGGGTACTACCAATCCGACCCAATGCATTGCGCTGGCACTCGACCAGGCCAAAATCCAGCATATTGTTGACCGGCTGAACCAGGATTACCCGAAAGCTGCGCAGGGACAAACCTGGCAGCTGCAACATAATGAGTACCACTTCCTGAACAATCTTGAACTAGCCCAAACCCTGAACAAGCTTATTGGTATTTGCTCCGGCAATAGTGTCGGGAAGGATATCCTGGCTGATCTCACGCTGCGGGAACTGATCGTGCATATCATACAGACTCAGAACCTGTACGCAGCGGACCATTCTTCTTTTGAAAGAGCCGACAACCCGCTGGCTTATGTAGTGAGCTATATACGGGCCAATATTGGTGAGAAGATCCAGGTTGATGAGCTTAGTGAAAAAGCATGCATGAGCCGCGCTTCGTTCTATCGTGCTTTCAAACGTGAATTCAGCCTTAGTCCCCTTGATTTTATTCTTCGCGAGCGAATCAAAAGGGCCAAGCAAATGCTGTCAGAATCGAAGGCGAGCGTTTCTGAGGTATGCTATGAGCTTGGCTTCACAGACCTTAACTATTTTGGAAGACAATTCCGGAAATCCGAGGGCATATCTCCTACCCAGTACAGGGCTCTTATTGGTGGAAGTGATGCCAAATAG
- the msrB gene encoding peptide-methionine (R)-S-oxide reductase MsrB has protein sequence MKSFTVALAMGIFTCWLQSCYGQTAQQPKDQKKASEYSRTDSQKINKSNSEWQKVLPSDVYEVARLKGTERPFTSPYEHSKEVGTFYCAVCGNPLFKSDAKYESGCGWPSFFEPISKKSIVEASDNSLGMRRTEVMCGRCKSHLGHVFEDGPPPTGLRYCINGVVLDFEKAKTAEKTYKAKHKPETGS, from the coding sequence ATGAAAAGTTTCACAGTCGCTCTGGCGATGGGCATCTTTACCTGCTGGCTACAAAGCTGCTATGGACAAACTGCCCAGCAGCCCAAAGACCAGAAAAAGGCGTCGGAATACAGCCGCACCGATTCGCAGAAAATCAATAAAAGCAATAGTGAATGGCAGAAAGTCCTGCCATCGGACGTGTACGAGGTGGCCCGTTTGAAAGGGACTGAGCGGCCATTTACCAGCCCTTATGAACATTCGAAGGAAGTGGGCACGTTTTACTGCGCCGTGTGCGGCAACCCGCTTTTTAAGAGTGATGCCAAATATGAAAGTGGCTGCGGCTGGCCGAGCTTTTTTGAGCCGATTTCAAAAAAGTCAATCGTAGAGGCGTCGGACAATTCGCTGGGCATGAGGCGCACAGAAGTAATGTGTGGAAGGTGCAAGTCACACCTGGGACACGTTTTTGAAGACGGCCCGCCCCCGACCGGATTGCGGTACTGCATTAATGGAGTGGTATTGGATTTTGAAAAGGCAAAAACTGCTGAAAAAACGTACAAGGCCAAGCACAAGCCCGAAACAGGCAGCTAG
- a CDS encoding DEAD/DEAH box helicase, translated as MNFNEFELHEDVLNAVDSMNYQQATPIQEQAIPQILSGQDLLACAQTGTGKTAAYLIPILDKVAHEANEHTGALILVPTRELAVQIDQQIQGLGYFVGATSIAVYGGNKGPEWDQQKKALTQGADIIIATPGRLIAHLQLGYVNFRNLRHLVLDEADRMLDMGFLGDILKIMSFLPAEKQTLMFSATMPPKIGELAKRILHKPHEIRLAVSRPADRIDQQFYLAKDEQKLPLLLHLLAQVQSASMVLFTSRKSTVEPIVRSLKKLGLNARGISSDSEQTEREVVLRDFKNRTFPVLVATDVLSRGIDIDNLSHVINYDVPRDPEDYVHRIGRTARAESKGTAITFINEHDQKYVLKIERLFEKEVEKIAITQDLGLGEAPAFDPRRQRAAGSRRKEAGKPEGKPANRNKRRKPRKEQQNSSQAGA; from the coding sequence TTGAATTTCAACGAATTTGAACTCCACGAGGACGTGCTGAACGCCGTGGACTCCATGAACTACCAACAAGCCACACCTATTCAGGAGCAGGCTATTCCACAGATTTTAAGCGGACAGGATCTACTCGCATGTGCGCAGACGGGTACCGGCAAAACCGCGGCTTACCTGATCCCGATTTTAGATAAAGTGGCCCACGAAGCCAATGAACATACAGGTGCATTGATATTAGTCCCTACACGCGAGCTCGCCGTGCAGATTGACCAGCAGATCCAGGGACTCGGATATTTTGTGGGTGCTACCAGCATTGCGGTATATGGCGGCAACAAGGGTCCTGAGTGGGACCAGCAGAAAAAGGCATTGACGCAGGGTGCAGATATTATCATTGCGACCCCGGGCAGGCTCATCGCGCATTTACAGCTGGGTTATGTAAACTTTCGCAACCTTCGCCATCTCGTGCTCGACGAGGCCGACCGGATGCTCGACATGGGTTTCCTGGGCGATATACTAAAAATTATGAGCTTCCTGCCTGCCGAAAAGCAGACACTTATGTTCTCAGCCACGATGCCGCCCAAAATCGGGGAGCTGGCCAAGCGCATTTTGCACAAGCCGCATGAAATCAGGCTTGCAGTGTCGCGCCCTGCGGACCGCATTGATCAGCAGTTTTATCTTGCTAAGGACGAACAAAAGCTGCCTTTGCTGCTGCACTTACTGGCGCAGGTACAAAGTGCCAGCATGGTACTTTTCACCTCACGCAAGTCGACGGTAGAGCCCATTGTCAGATCTTTGAAAAAACTCGGGCTGAATGCAAGGGGTATCTCTTCCGATTCGGAGCAAACGGAGCGTGAGGTCGTCCTTCGTGATTTTAAAAACAGGACATTTCCGGTACTCGTAGCTACTGACGTACTATCCCGCGGCATAGATATTGACAATCTGAGTCATGTGATCAATTATGATGTACCCAGAGATCCGGAAGACTATGTGCACCGTATCGGCCGCACTGCCCGGGCTGAGTCAAAGGGTACCGCCATTACTTTTATCAATGAGCACGATCAGAAATATGTATTGAAGATCGAGAGGCTTTTTGAGAAAGAGGTAGAAAAAATTGCTATTACCCAGGACCTAGGCCTTGGCGAAGCACCTGCCTTCGATCCCCGCCGGCAACGTGCGGCCGGCAGCCGGCGTAAAGAAGCAGGTAAACCGGAAGGTAAGCCGGCCAACCGTAACAAGAGACGTAAACCAAGAAAAGAACAGCAGAATTCAAGCCAGGCAGGAGCCTGA
- a CDS encoding DUF1361 domain-containing protein, translated as MDRLIDWIRNYKFSVSDPPILTMEGLFSLLLLLILSLVAVFFHLIRILFNAPVDFSMDWNLFLSWIPLIIAFFADNLTKRFGRIPVGVILLSIIWVLFFPNAPYMITDLAHLTVDYDRDLTWHDVIMLFFYAEVSLFNGLVSLYWIHRAWRRVFNRSFTWLLLVASLPLAGFGVYLGRVRRMNSWDILHDPGAILQNLLESAMDRTALVFSMEIGVLLGILYLVLWSIIRFRIRYTKKA; from the coding sequence TTGGACCGTCTGATAGATTGGATAAGAAACTATAAGTTCAGCGTCTCCGATCCGCCCATTCTGACCATGGAGGGACTGTTTTCGCTGCTGCTGCTGCTGATACTCAGTTTAGTCGCTGTCTTCTTTCACCTGATACGGATCCTTTTCAATGCGCCGGTCGATTTTTCGATGGACTGGAATTTGTTCCTGAGCTGGATCCCGCTGATTATTGCTTTTTTTGCCGATAATCTTACCAAACGATTCGGCCGTATTCCGGTGGGAGTGATCCTGCTGAGCATTATATGGGTGTTGTTTTTTCCAAATGCACCCTACATGATCACCGACCTGGCCCACCTGACGGTAGACTACGACCGTGACCTTACATGGCACGATGTAATCATGCTTTTCTTTTATGCAGAAGTCAGTCTTTTCAACGGACTTGTGTCTTTGTACTGGATACACCGCGCCTGGCGGCGGGTTTTCAACCGGAGCTTTACCTGGTTATTGCTGGTAGCCAGTTTGCCGCTTGCGGGCTTCGGAGTGTACTTGGGCCGGGTACGGCGGATGAACAGCTGGGACATTCTCCACGACCCCGGAGCTATCCTCCAAAACCTGCTTGAAAGTGCCATGGATCGCACTGCATTGGTGTTCAGCATGGAAATAGGTGTGTTACTCGGCATCCTGTACCTGGTGCTCTGGTCCATTATCAGGTTCAGGATCAGGTATACAAAAAAGGCCTGA
- the bshB1 gene encoding bacillithiol biosynthesis deacetylase BshB1, translated as MKLDILAITAHPDDVELCCAGTLLSQMALGKKVGIVDLTRGELGTRGTPEGRIAEALRAAEIMNIDVRENVGLADGFFQNNEAHQKAIIPFIRKYQPDIVITNAASDRHPDHGRAGQLVAESCFYSGLRMVKTLDENGVEQEAWRPRQVFHAIQDRYIKPDFIVDITDVHEKKVQAMLAFQSQFHVPAYNSDSNEPQSYISTPEFLEFVIARAREFGHAIGATFGEGFTTARALGIRDLSAII; from the coding sequence ATGAAACTCGATATACTCGCCATTACCGCACACCCCGACGACGTGGAACTGTGCTGTGCAGGAACACTCCTTTCTCAAATGGCATTGGGCAAAAAGGTGGGGATCGTAGACCTGACCCGTGGAGAACTGGGTACGCGCGGTACGCCTGAGGGACGCATTGCAGAAGCACTCCGCGCTGCCGAGATCATGAACATTGATGTCCGCGAAAATGTAGGTTTAGCCGACGGTTTTTTCCAGAACAATGAAGCACATCAAAAAGCGATCATTCCTTTTATCCGAAAGTATCAGCCGGATATTGTGATCACCAATGCTGCCTCCGACCGCCACCCCGACCATGGACGTGCGGGCCAGCTGGTCGCCGAAAGCTGTTTTTATTCAGGATTAAGAATGGTAAAAACGCTGGATGAAAATGGCGTGGAGCAGGAAGCGTGGCGCCCGAGGCAGGTATTTCATGCCATACAGGACCGGTACATCAAACCGGACTTCATTGTGGACATTACCGACGTGCACGAAAAAAAGGTACAAGCCATGCTGGCATTTCAGAGCCAGTTTCACGTTCCTGCTTACAATAGTGACAGCAATGAGCCGCAGAGCTACATTTCAACGCCGGAGTTCCTCGAATTTGTTATAGCCCGGGCCAGGGAGTTTGGTCATGCGATCGGGGCAACATTCGGTGAAGGCTTTACTACCGCACGCGCACTGGGTATCCGGGATCTTTCAGCCATTATTTGA
- a CDS encoding 3-keto-disaccharide hydrolase, with protein sequence MKTQCIFRLFLTLSILISGFTSFAQDGWVRLFNGTDLTGWKVGANASSFSVVDGAIQVAGPRAHLFYDGPVKNHMFKNFEFKATVMTKPGANSGIYIHTAYQEDGWPSKGYEVQVNNSHTDWKRTGSLYNVVDIKETYAKDNEWYTEYIKVEGKHITIKINDKVVVDYEENDADSRQGDMKGRILSSGTFALQAHDPKSVVLYKDIQVKPLTE encoded by the coding sequence ATGAAGACACAGTGCATTTTCCGTTTGTTTTTAACATTATCAATCCTGATCTCCGGTTTTACCTCATTTGCCCAGGATGGCTGGGTGAGGCTTTTTAACGGAACCGACCTGACCGGCTGGAAAGTGGGTGCCAATGCTTCCTCGTTTTCCGTAGTCGATGGTGCCATTCAGGTAGCCGGGCCGAGAGCTCATTTGTTCTATGACGGACCTGTGAAAAATCACATGTTCAAGAACTTCGAGTTTAAAGCCACGGTGATGACCAAGCCCGGCGCAAATTCCGGTATCTACATCCATACAGCTTATCAGGAAGATGGCTGGCCCTCCAAAGGTTACGAAGTGCAGGTAAACAATTCACATACCGACTGGAAGCGCACAGGTAGTCTCTATAACGTTGTCGACATCAAGGAAACTTACGCCAAGGACAATGAATGGTACACGGAGTACATCAAGGTAGAGGGTAAGCACATTACGATCAAGATCAATGACAAGGTTGTGGTCGACTATGAAGAGAACGACGCTGATTCCCGGCAGGGCGACATGAAGGGACGTATCCTGAGCAGCGGCACCTTTGCACTGCAGGCACATGATCCTAAGAGTGTCGTATTATACAAGGATATCCAGGTAAAGCCTCTTACTGAATGA
- a CDS encoding aldehyde dehydrogenase family protein: protein MDTFIETPVPGEKTYASENLAKRPQFKEKYGNYIGGKFVEPAKGEYFENVSPIDGQVFTHAARSSKEDIERALDAAHAAFPAWSKSSATSRSNLMLKIAQVIEDNLEYLAIVETIDNGKAIRETRAADLPLCVDHFRYFAGVIRAEEGSVSEHDENTVCINLHEPLGVVAQIIPWNFPLLMATWKIAPALAAGCCVVVKPAEQTPTSIMVLMELIGDILPAGVLNVVTGFGVEAGKPLASSPRVAKVAFTGETTTGRLIMQYASDNLIPVTMELGGKSPNIFFPSVADEDDAFFDKAIEGAVLFALNQGEVCTCPSRMLIHESIYEKFIARVIERTNAIKMGHPLDSTTMMGAQASNDQYEKILSYLKIGREEGAEVLAGGEARKFENGISGGYYIQPTIFKGHNKMRIFQEEIFGPVVCVTTFKTTEEAIAIANDTLYGLGAGVWTRDAHEIYQVPRAIQAGRVWVNNYHAYPAHAPFGGYKKSGFGRENHKMMLGYYRQTKNMLISYDKNKLGFF from the coding sequence ATGGACACGTTCATAGAAACCCCGGTTCCGGGAGAAAAAACATACGCCAGTGAGAACCTGGCAAAAAGGCCGCAGTTCAAAGAAAAGTACGGCAATTACATTGGCGGAAAGTTTGTAGAGCCTGCAAAAGGAGAGTACTTCGAAAACGTATCGCCCATTGATGGTCAGGTTTTTACGCATGCAGCCAGGTCGTCGAAAGAGGATATTGAACGTGCATTGGATGCCGCCCATGCTGCATTTCCTGCATGGAGCAAGTCCTCCGCCACAAGCCGCAGCAATCTGATGCTCAAAATTGCCCAGGTGATTGAGGATAACCTGGAATACCTCGCCATCGTCGAAACCATTGATAACGGAAAGGCAATCCGCGAAACACGCGCTGCTGACCTGCCTCTGTGCGTCGACCACTTCCGGTACTTTGCAGGAGTGATCCGGGCGGAAGAGGGCAGCGTTTCAGAGCATGATGAAAATACCGTTTGCATTAATCTGCACGAGCCGCTCGGTGTTGTAGCCCAGATCATCCCCTGGAACTTCCCGCTGCTGATGGCTACCTGGAAAATCGCTCCCGCTCTGGCCGCGGGCTGCTGCGTGGTAGTGAAGCCGGCAGAACAGACGCCTACTTCCATTATGGTACTCATGGAGCTGATCGGAGATATTTTACCGGCTGGTGTACTAAACGTGGTGACCGGCTTCGGGGTGGAAGCAGGCAAGCCGCTGGCATCTTCACCCCGCGTAGCCAAAGTGGCATTTACAGGCGAAACAACCACCGGTCGCCTCATTATGCAGTATGCATCCGACAACCTGATTCCCGTCACCATGGAACTGGGCGGCAAATCACCCAATATATTCTTCCCGTCTGTGGCTGATGAAGACGATGCATTTTTCGATAAGGCCATCGAAGGCGCGGTGCTGTTTGCACTAAACCAGGGGGAAGTCTGTACCTGTCCGTCAAGAATGCTGATCCACGAAAGCATTTACGAAAAATTCATTGCCCGTGTCATCGAAAGGACCAATGCAATCAAGATGGGCCACCCGCTCGACAGTACGACCATGATGGGGGCGCAGGCATCCAATGATCAGTATGAAAAAATACTTTCATACCTGAAGATCGGCAGAGAGGAAGGTGCGGAAGTACTGGCGGGTGGTGAAGCCCGGAAGTTTGAAAATGGTATCTCAGGAGGTTACTATATCCAGCCTACCATTTTCAAGGGACATAACAAAATGCGCATTTTCCAGGAAGAGATTTTCGGACCGGTTGTATGCGTCACTACATTCAAAACAACTGAAGAAGCCATTGCGATTGCCAATGATACCCTTTATGGTCTGGGAGCAGGTGTATGGACCCGTGATGCACATGAAATCTACCAGGTTCCGAGGGCTATCCAGGCAGGCCGCGTTTGGGTCAACAATTACCACGCCTATCCGGCGCATGCTCCCTTCGGCGGGTATAAGAAGTCTGGTTTCGGCAGAGAAAATCACAAGATGATGCTTGGGTACTATCGCCAGACCAAGAACATGCTCATTTCTTACGATAAAAATAAGCTCGGCTTTTTTTGA
- a CDS encoding M23 family metallopeptidase, with product MRVKLIVCLLMIVCLISGNTQAQERGKFKKNPKINQSGNNANEGPTSISTPQPEDEYQVETSNLKFQSQFEPVKPLNPVVHEDTTTIDEGETEVVEVVDSVLVADEWVKAAEYYVIWDARTINPYGLSPLEFDEPVDLTLYDPAVNRMWSTPLTDTKPTSQFGYRWGRWHNGSDLDLETGDSVRSTYDGMVRIVAWDGSGYGRFIVVRHYNGLETLYGHLSKQLVESGQLVKAGEVIGLGGNTGRSTGSHLHYENRYEGNPFDPRNIFDWDNKAIRAEHFMLTSNVWNHLRGKSNRSEFESGDAPAYTRSVLHRVRSGETLSSIASRYGVSISTIAKRNRISARSTLRIGQKLRIK from the coding sequence ATGAGAGTAAAGCTTATTGTTTGTTTGCTAATGATCGTGTGTTTAATCTCCGGGAACACGCAAGCGCAAGAGCGAGGAAAATTCAAGAAGAACCCCAAGATTAACCAATCCGGGAACAACGCCAACGAAGGACCTACTTCCATAAGCACCCCTCAGCCTGAAGACGAATACCAGGTTGAAACTTCCAATCTAAAATTCCAGAGTCAGTTTGAGCCGGTTAAGCCGCTCAACCCTGTTGTACATGAAGATACCACAACCATAGACGAGGGTGAAACCGAGGTGGTGGAAGTGGTGGACTCCGTGCTTGTGGCTGACGAATGGGTTAAAGCGGCAGAATATTATGTGATCTGGGATGCGCGTACCATCAACCCCTATGGACTTAGTCCCCTGGAATTTGATGAGCCGGTAGACCTTACCCTGTACGATCCGGCTGTGAACCGCATGTGGAGCACGCCTCTTACCGATACCAAACCTACTTCCCAATTCGGCTATCGCTGGGGCCGCTGGCACAACGGATCTGACCTCGACCTGGAAACGGGCGATTCGGTCCGCAGCACTTACGACGGTATGGTGCGGATTGTGGCCTGGGATGGCAGCGGCTACGGTCGGTTTATCGTCGTAAGACACTATAATGGGCTTGAAACATTGTACGGGCACCTTTCCAAGCAACTGGTAGAGTCTGGACAACTTGTAAAAGCAGGTGAAGTCATCGGGCTGGGCGGAAATACAGGCCGCAGTACAGGTTCACATTTACATTATGAAAACCGGTACGAGGGCAATCCCTTTGATCCCCGAAATATCTTTGACTGGGATAACAAGGCAATCCGTGCGGAGCACTTTATGCTCACCAGCAATGTCTGGAATCACCTGCGCGGCAAATCCAACCGGAGCGAATTCGAATCGGGCGATGCGCCTGCCTATACCCGCTCAGTGCTTCACCGCGTACGGTCCGGCGAAACCCTTTCGTCTATTGCGTCGCGCTATGGTGTAAGTATTTCAACCATCGCGAAGCGTAACCGCATCTCTGCCCGCTCTACCCTGCGCATTGGGCAAAAGCTTAGAATCAAATAA
- a CDS encoding LytR/AlgR family response regulator transcription factor, whose amino-acid sequence MTNVLIIENDSIVAQELKMMIEQAGLGFTVCDVIHSVVDARVWLMTNKAPQLIFCDVQLADGLGFDIFSNMPVVAPVIFCTHDGDYAFKAFENYGIDYLLKPLSPEKLRRSLLKFAQLKELFGEENALTKRPASSPVTYRNNYKTSLLVYYQDKIIPISLDKLDFIYYNNYQVSVYAQNARYETRDTLNNIITTLNPKDFFRANRQFIIHRKAVTSIQQYFGRKLLIGIASPTPEPVIISKANATDFLKWVEGMHYQAPLPMLLENARLVN is encoded by the coding sequence ATGACTAACGTTCTAATAATTGAAAACGACTCAATCGTTGCACAGGAATTGAAGATGATGATTGAGCAGGCCGGACTGGGTTTTACCGTCTGTGATGTTATTCACTCTGTGGTTGATGCCAGGGTTTGGCTGATGACCAACAAAGCACCGCAGCTGATCTTCTGCGACGTGCAGCTGGCCGACGGGCTGGGCTTTGATATTTTCAGCAACATGCCTGTTGTAGCGCCGGTAATATTCTGCACGCACGACGGGGACTACGCTTTTAAAGCCTTTGAAAATTACGGGATCGACTACCTTTTGAAACCGCTCAGTCCTGAAAAGCTGCGGAGGAGTCTTCTGAAATTCGCTCAGCTGAAAGAGCTTTTCGGCGAGGAGAATGCTTTGACCAAGCGCCCGGCAAGTTCCCCGGTCACTTACCGCAACAATTACAAGACCTCCCTACTGGTTTATTATCAGGACAAAATTATCCCCATTAGCCTCGACAAGCTTGATTTCATCTACTATAACAACTACCAGGTAAGTGTATACGCACAAAATGCGCGTTACGAGACCCGCGATACGCTGAACAACATTATCACCACGCTCAACCCAAAAGATTTCTTCAGGGCCAACCGGCAGTTTATCATTCACAGAAAAGCGGTCACCAGCATCCAGCAGTATTTCGGACGTAAGCTGCTAATCGGAATTGCATCTCCTACCCCAGAGCCTGTGATTATCAGCAAAGCCAATGCAACTGATTTCCTGAAATGGGTAGAGGGAATGCATTACCAGGCACCACTGCCTATGCTGCTTGAAAATGCCCGGCTTGTTAATTAA
- a CDS encoding DUF779 domain-containing protein, whose amino-acid sequence MTPRVLITPEAEKIVAQLKDRYGPLMFHQSGGCCDGSQPMCFEKGEFRVSESDVMLGEIADCAFYMSRDQFEYWKHTQLIIDVTPGRGASFSLEIPLGVRFITRSRLYTPDEAENLTQIETC is encoded by the coding sequence ATGACTCCCAGAGTGCTGATCACGCCGGAAGCTGAGAAGATTGTGGCGCAACTGAAAGATCGTTACGGACCATTGATGTTTCACCAGAGCGGTGGCTGCTGCGACGGATCACAGCCGATGTGTTTTGAAAAAGGCGAGTTCCGGGTGTCGGAAAGTGATGTAATGCTGGGCGAAATTGCGGATTGTGCATTTTATATGAGCCGCGACCAGTTTGAATACTGGAAACATACCCAGCTGATCATTGACGTCACCCCCGGAAGAGGTGCCAGCTTTTCACTCGAAATCCCACTGGGGGTGCGATTTATTACCAGGTCAAGGCTTTATACGCCCGATGAAGCTGAAAATCTCACTCAAATCGAGACTTGTTAG
- a CDS encoding LVIVD repeat-containing protein, producing MKKLIPIFFLSLALAGLLIMLLGCDKSAENSPSPETGKGGSMARFAVTGNTLYIVSKTSLEVYDIQNGAEPVKKTNKQLGIGVETIFPYQKNLFIGTTTGMFIFDNSAPENPSLVSQYWHIQSCDPVVVQGSYAFVTLRNGVSCRPGNTLSSLDVIDISNLTTPNMISSTAMESPYGLGVTDSLLFVCEGDKGLKVMDIKDPRKPVLKYNYPDVTSYDVIPIENRLIVTGDKGLYQYTFNSTDSLKLLSKIPVL from the coding sequence ATGAAAAAATTAATACCCATATTCTTTCTTTCACTTGCCCTGGCTGGTCTGCTGATCATGCTGCTTGGCTGCGATAAGTCTGCTGAAAACAGCCCGAGCCCCGAAACGGGTAAGGGTGGTTCAATGGCCCGCTTTGCTGTAACAGGCAACACACTTTACATTGTCTCCAAAACTTCACTCGAAGTGTACGACATTCAAAATGGGGCAGAACCGGTTAAAAAAACGAATAAACAGCTCGGTATAGGGGTCGAAACCATTTTCCCGTATCAGAAAAATCTGTTCATCGGAACCACGACGGGCATGTTCATTTTTGATAATTCTGCTCCTGAAAATCCTTCGCTCGTGTCTCAATACTGGCACATTCAGTCCTGCGATCCCGTGGTGGTGCAGGGCAGCTATGCATTCGTCACGCTTCGCAACGGTGTCAGCTGCCGGCCGGGCAATACGCTCAGCTCGCTCGACGTGATTGATATTTCCAACCTGACGACGCCCAATATGATCAGCTCCACGGCTATGGAATCACCCTATGGACTGGGCGTGACCGACAGTTTGCTATTTGTTTGTGAAGGGGATAAAGGGTTGAAGGTCATGGACATCAAAGATCCGCGCAAGCCTGTTTTAAAATACAACTACCCGGATGTTACCTCTTATGATGTAATTCCGATAGAAAACCGGCTTATCGTAACAGGTGATAAGGGACTGTACCAATATACATTCAACAGTACCGACAGCCTGAAACTGCTCAGCAAAATACCGGTACTATAA
- a CDS encoding pseudouridine synthase — protein MKLLEIIFQDDHLVAVNKPHGLLVHRSPIAMDADEFAVQLLRDQLGRKVYPVHRLDRKTAGVLLFALSEYMNSTMQVKFATGEISKTYHAIVRGSTDDSGDIDYPLKKEDGTIQEAFTSYLTLQRTEVSIPFGKHSTSRYSLVQLKPQTGRMHQLRKHMAHIFHPIIGDRPYGCNKQNRLFKEQFQMESMMLHATALDFLHPLTQAPVHIQAGYQPEFRRTLSALNLSNG, from the coding sequence ATGAAACTTTTGGAAATCATCTTCCAGGATGACCACCTGGTGGCAGTCAATAAGCCACATGGATTACTGGTGCACCGCTCACCCATTGCGATGGATGCAGATGAGTTTGCGGTTCAGCTGCTGCGCGACCAGCTTGGCAGGAAGGTATATCCGGTGCACCGGCTTGACCGCAAAACGGCCGGTGTGCTGCTGTTTGCATTAAGTGAATACATGAACAGTACCATGCAGGTAAAGTTTGCAACCGGCGAAATTTCCAAGACATACCATGCCATCGTACGGGGCAGTACCGATGATTCGGGCGACATTGATTACCCGCTGAAAAAAGAAGACGGAACAATCCAGGAAGCATTTACCAGTTACCTGACCCTGCAACGTACTGAAGTGTCGATACCTTTCGGAAAACACAGTACTTCCCGGTACTCTCTGGTGCAGCTCAAACCCCAAACCGGCCGCATGCACCAGCTGCGGAAGCATATGGCGCATATCTTTCACCCGATCATTGGTGACAGGCCTTATGGCTGCAATAAACAAAACCGCCTGTTTAAAGAGCAATTTCAGATGGAATCGATGATGCTGCATGCGACCGCACTCGATTTCCTGCATCCGCTTACCCAGGCTCCGGTTCATATCCAGGCCGGCTACCAGCCCGAATTCCGTCGTACGCTTTCTGCGCTCAATTTATCCAACGGCTAA